Proteins from one Impatiens glandulifera chromosome 2, dImpGla2.1, whole genome shotgun sequence genomic window:
- the LOC124925058 gene encoding probable transcriptional regulator RABBIT EARS, whose product MDEYSNYLRWVKSKNIMQQAGKSWESQAFGTGDEDHGLSGPFGGLVWPPRSYSCGFCNRQFRSAQALGGHMNVHRRDRARLKQDQHDHDQESAATRDHNNNNTNSSSYNVVVNSSSNNSSSPISEDQGIIIDDQKDGNLKRMRRRIRKREKDVNLCIGLSLGSTSTGHGDHVNIDDRDLQVDVKRMKVSTNTVIPTLPFFRQPCSRTSSSAHHLEATIRINGEDHLDLELRLGNLY is encoded by the coding sequence ATGGATGAATACTCGAACTATTTGAGGTGGGTGAAGAGCAAGAACATCATGCAGCAAGCCGGGAAGTCATGGGAATCTCAAGCATTTGGTACTGGTGATGAAGATCATGGTCTGAGTGGTCCGTTTGGAGGACTAGTATGGCCGCCAAGATCCTATTCATGTGGGTTTTGCAATAGACAGTTCAGGTCTGCTCAGGCACTTGGAGGCCACATGAATGTTCACAGAAGGGATAGAGCTAGACTCAAACAGGATCAACATGATCATGATCAAGAATCAGCAGCAACCCGTGATCATAACAACAACAACACTAATTCATCGAGCTATAATGTTGTTGTTAACTCTTCTTCTAATAATTCTTCGTCTCCAATATCAGAGGATCAGGGAATTATTATTGATGATCAaaaggatggcaatttgaagAGGATGAGGAGGAGGATCAGGAAGAGAGAAAAAGATGTAAACTTGTGCATTGGATTGAGCTTGGGTAGTACTAGTACTGGCCATGGGGATCATGTCAATATTGATGATCGTGATCTTCAGGTCGACGTTAAGAGAATGAAAGTCAGTACTAATACTGTAATACCAACATTGCCATTCTTTCGTCAACCATGCTCAAGAACATCATCGTCTGCTCATCATCTTGAGGCTACAATCAGGATTAATGGTGAAGATCATTTGGATCTTGAGCTCAGGCTTGGCAATCTCTATTAA
- the LOC124927468 gene encoding uncharacterized protein LOC124927468, which translates to MKTPTIIILLLISLSLFLQYSSFLTRTRFFRCPEFHYPTCTTVSHEFQPFNHSEPIITNISHIVFGIGSSSNSWNLRRNYSHLWWRPNLTRGFVWLDENPEPGGGGGGDYNNYPSYRVSSKEWKRFKHSSSPSAVRIARILLDLFRIGLPDVRWFVMGDDDTVFFTDNLVSVLARYDHRQMYYIGGNSESVEQDVMHSYKMAFGGGGFAVSYPLAVVLAGKLDGCLDRYHYFYGSDERISACVAEIGVSLTIEPGFHQIDLRRDIYGLLAAHPTAPLVSLHHLDYVDPIFPNQGRMESLNLLMKAATADPLRTLQQAISPDYNYNHQKLSISISWGYTIQLYPYLVYANELRLPLQTFQTWHSWSNGPFTFNTRPLRTDPCQQPLVYFFETVQEVIIGQDHHHNLTLSTYRLHLDQDQEKRCDNAEYSRTMGLKIVEVVAPKMNPNEWKMRPRREDCVIIESWKRTSMRLRIGSFQV; encoded by the exons ATGAAAACACCAACAATAATCATCCTGCTGCTCATTTCTCTATCCCTCTTCTTGCAGTACTCTTCCTTTCTGACCCGTACCCGTTTCTTCCGTTGCCCCGAATTTCACTATCCGACCTGCACCACCGTTTCTCATGAATTCCAACCCTTTAACCATTCCGAACCAATTATTACAAACATATCTCACATCGTATTCGGTATCGGGTCGTCTTCCAATTCTTGGAACCTCCGCCGTAATTACAGTCATCTATGGTGGCGTCCCAATTTAACCCGGGGCTTCGTCTGGCTCGATGAAAACCCGGAGccaggaggaggaggaggaggagattaTAATAATTATCCTTCTTACAGAGTGTCATCTAAGGAATGGAAACGGTTCAAGCACTCGAGTTCTCCATCGGCGGTTCGGATCGCCAGGATATTGCTAGATTTATTCCGAATCGGGTTGCCGGATGTAAGGTGGTTCGTGATGGGTGACGATGATACGGTTTTCTTTACCGACAATCTGGTTTCGGTTTTAGCGAGGTACGACCACCGTCAGATGTATTACATAGGTGGGAATTCGGAAAGTGTGGAGCAGGATGTTATGCACTCGTATAAGATGGCGTTTGGCGGCGGAGGATTCGCCGTCAGCTACCCGCTTGCGGTTGTACTCGCCGGGAAATTGGATGGTTGCCTTGACCGTTACCATTATTTTTACGGGTCTGATGAGAGGATATCCGCCTGCGTGGCGGAGATCGGGGTGTCTTTAACCATTGAACCCGGGTTTCATCAG ATTGATCTTCGCCGGGACATATATGGGCTCCTAGCAGCGCATCCAACGGCACCATTAGTATCACTTCACCATCTAGATTATGTGGATCCCATATTCCCTAACCAAGGCCGCATGGAATCCTTAAACTTGCTCATGAAAGCCGCCACAGCCGATCCTCTCCGAACTCTACAACAGGCTATTAGCCCTGACTACAACTACAACCACCAGAAATTATCGATTTCAATTTCATGGGGTTACACAATTCAGTTATACCCTTATCTTGTTTACGCCAATGAACTAAGGCTCCCGTTACAGACATTTCAAACGTGGCATAGCTGGTCCAACGGCCCTTTCACTTTCAATACCAGGCCATTGAGAACCGACCCCTGTCAGCAGCCACTGGTTTACTTCTTTGAAACCGTTCAGGAAGTAATAATTGGTCAGGATCATCATCATAACTTGACTTTGTCCACATACCGGTTACATCTTGATCAGGACCAAGAGAAAAGGTGTGACAATGCAGAGTATTCCCGTACCATGGGATTGAAAATAGTCGAGGTCGTGGCTCCAAAAATGAATCCTAACGAGTGGAAAATG AGACCAAGGAGGGAAGATTGTGTGATAATTGAGAGCTGGAAGAGAACTAGCATGAGGCTGAGGATTGGAAGCTTCCAAGTTTAA
- the LOC124925059 gene encoding LOB domain-containing protein 33-like, with translation MTGLLSSSNSTSSCGACKFLRRKCSMDCVFAPYFSYENSASHFAAVHKVFGASNASKLLSHLPIHSRREAAVTVSYEALARLNDPIYGCVSHIIMLQQQVTSLQEEIHSLLVNQFNDHNQNWSNDQLLINYMQSFNNNNINDGAHDFNHAIDHIDPPPQPNPLLQDDLLIDLPAENIDEFMWEADTIDQIQNQFEYYCLLGIMEDSFQRNPPSASWMIHDDNIVTAEIMNNLHGI, from the exons atgacaGGTCTTTTATCTTCCTCCAATTCAACATCATCATGTGGAGCGTGCAAGTTCTTAAGGAGGAAATGCTCCATGGATTGCGTCTTTGCTCCATATTTCTCCTACGAAAACTCCGCTTCCCACTTCGCCGCTGTCCACAAGGTGTTCGGAGCTAGCAACGCTTCCAAACTCCTTTCCCACCTCCCCATCCACTCTCGCCGTGAGGCTGCTGTTACTGTCTCTTACGAAGCCCTGGCTCGCCTTAATGATCCTATATACGGCTGCGTTTCTCACATCATAATGCTCCAACAACag GTGACTAGCTTACAAGAAGAGATACATAGTCTTCTAGTAAACCAATTTAATGATCATAACCAGAATTGGTCCAATGATCAACTGCTTATAAATTACATGCAGagtttcaataataataatattaatgatggAGCACATGACTTTAATCATGCAATTGATCATATTGATCCTCCTCCTCAGCCAAATCCCCTGCTGCAGGATGATCTATTAATCGATCTTCCGGCGGAAAATATTGATGAATTCATGTGGGAGGCAGACACAATTGATCAGATTCAGAACCAATTTGAGTACTACTGTTTGTTGGGAATAATGGAGGACAGTTTTCAGAGGAACCCTCCTTCTGCATCATGGATGATTCATGATGATAATATTGTAACAGCTGAAATCATGAACAACTTGCATGGGATATAA